DNA from Elaeis guineensis isolate ETL-2024a chromosome 2, EG11, whole genome shotgun sequence:
CCGATCTCCGAGCCCAAGGGAAGCTTATCGATCACCGCCAATGGAACGCTAGTCATCACCGACCAGAATTCCACGGCCGTCTGGTCCTCGGGCTCATCGGGCCTAACCAACCCGGTCGCACAACTCTTGGACAGCGGTAACTTCATCGTTAAAGAAGCTAAAGGTGCTAGCAATGGTCCAGGTAGCTTCGCATGGCAGAGCTTCGACTACCCGACCGACACGCTGCTCCCGGGCATGAAGCTCGGGTGGAACTTAACGAGCCATTTGAACCGCAACCTGACGGCATGGACCGATGCTAGCGACCCGGCGCCGGGCTACTACTCCATGGCTCTGGACGTCGAGGGCGACCCCGAGATATTCTTATTGGGCGGAGCGCACCGGCTGTGGCGCACGGGGCCATGGGTCGGTCAAAGGTTCAGCGGCATCCCGGAGATGAAGACGTATAGCATGTTCACCTTCAACTTTGTCATGGACCAGGATGAGATCTACTACACGTTTAACATCCTCGACGGATCGGTCATCTCGAGGCTGATCGTGAACCAGTCCGGCGTGACCCAACGACTGGTCTGGCTCGAACAGAGCCAAGCGTGGAGCATCTTCTGGTTTGCTCCCAAGGACCAGTGCGACGGCGTCTCGCCGTGCGGTCCGTTCGGGATCTGCGACACTAACAACTCGCCGATATGCGACTGTTTGCAGGGGTTCGAGCCCAGGTCGCCGACGAATTGGGCCCTGAGGGATGGGTCGGATGGGTGCAAGAGGAAGACAGCGTTGGATTGCCGGAATGGGACCGACGGCTTCGTGACGGTGAATGAGGTGAAGCTACCCGACACGTCGAACTCGACCGTCGACATGAGCTTGAGTTTGGATCAGTGCAGGGCTATGTGTTTGAGGAATTGCTCATGCACGGCTTATGCTAGTGCTAATACCAGTGGCGGAGGGTGCATAATTTGGACTGCAGAGATCACTGATCTAAGGGTGTTCACGTTTGGTGGACAGGATCTCTACGTCCGGCTAGCGGCGGCCGATCTAGGTATGTACTGTTCCATTGCTTGAGATAGATGGTGATAATTTAGATGACATATTAcaattaaaaaaaagaatattttagatgaaATATAACTTGGTGCTAGCACTATGAGCCAGAATCCGGCAAACATCAAGGCGGCGTTTGTTTGCATCGATTCTGTATGGAGCTTATACATTGTTAATAGTGAGTATAATCGAGAGGACCACCGAAGCTGTGGTACTGAGTGTGAGTCCCACTGCACCGAGGAATTAGGTGTAGCAGACTCCAACCTAGAGGTCTGCCTGGGGAAAGGAGAGTCTCCAAAGCCAAGGGGCTTCCACCACAACAAatgcaaatttttatttcttttttttatttctaaggAAGTTGACATCTTTGACTTCAGTGCTATTGTATTTTTCGATCCTGTTGGAAGTATATTCGCATTAGAGTGGCATGGGCATTCTACTTCAGCATGAGGAGAAAAGGAGAGGCCGACCTCTCTGACTTCTAGTGCTACGTTCGTTCCATCTACTATAAAAATTTCGCTTGGAAGTTAAAACAGAATCCTCCCTTCCGATTTTGATGTGATATCCAATCTAGTCCCTATCCCACAGTTTGGCCTTGGAAAATAGAATTACAGTAATATCCTCGACTGTAGGTAATATTACCGGTTTACAACCTTGCATTATTAGTCTTTATCAGGTCCTGGAACACCAGGGTATTTATTAGGAGTAATGCCGCTATACCTTTAAATAATGTGTCAATATCTGATAAAAAGGTCAAAATGCCGCCAAGAGATTGCATTTCTAAATTTTACTTTTGGGAAACTACTTTCTAAATTTTCTCCGACTCCCTGTTGTATTCAGATCGTTTCACTGTTTCCAGCGTTAGCTATTTAGCAAACTCTCTTCCATGCTTTGCAGTAACATATCTCCAGCACTTCTGTGGTGATGGAGAGATGAGTACGAACAACGGAGAGTTGTTTTATACGGACAAATTTGACTGACGATGGTTAGATGTCCACTGTATTTAGTTGATAATGATGCCAATCACATTAATGTACAAATTTTCCAATTATGAATGAGTCCACTAAAGCTGCAGGAATAGTGCAATATTACACCTGTTCTACATTGTCCAAAATGTAGTTTCtggtatgaaaatttttatctataatCTGATTTCGTGTGGTTTCTTCTTATAAACTGACGGCCTTACATCATGATAGCTCCTGCCCTGAAGGAACCCGGACCCCACAATTTTGGTTACGTCGCCGAAGTAGCTAAGCAACAACTATTGTAGTTTGAAAAGGACTGACAACCAACGGAAAGAGAACAAATTATTGTACTCATACAATGGCAGTGATGTTGCAGGTTCGGCATCCAAACATTCACACCTGAGCAGAATAGCTGCTATCGTGGTGGGCTCTGTTCTGGGAACTCTACTGCTTGGCTGGATTGGTTGTTGCATTTGGAAtaagaagaggagaaggagaagaacaaAACAGGGTACAATTAGGCATTCAATTTCCCAATAAATTAAGGCAATATCAGGCCCATGCTGACAATTATTTGTGCTCAACAGCTATGTCCATGTTAGGTACCATTTCCTTCGCCAATAACTACATCAATGAAGGCACAGAAGGAAACGAGCTGGATCTGCCTTCATATGATTTGGGTACAATTGTAGCAGCTACTGATAACTTCTCTATCAAAAACAAGCTTGGTGAAGGTGGCTTTGGCCCCGTATACAAGGTATGCTCTCAGTCCAAGAACAGAACTTTATAGAATGTCACTACCGGGAAATCAGGTACCAGGATGGCAGGAGAGATGAGCGAGATCAAATTATACTAATTGCAATTTCGATGATGTGAATTCCCTTTCATAAGAAAATACTTAGCTGACATATTGGCAAAGATAATTGCTGTCATGTGGGAGTTCTGACTTTAtacattgagaaaaaaaaagggggggggggggggtcacTCCATTAGGTTCTCGGTCAGTGTCTGGTTCTAAAATCAGTATTCTAAATACTACGTTGGTTTCATCTGGACTTTGACAATTGTTTGATACCCACCCTGTTCAGTATAATAGCAGTGTCTCATAATGCTGGATGTGGTACATTCAGGGAAAGCTGGGAGAGGAACAAGAAATAGCTGTGAAGAGGCTTGCAAAGACTTCAGTGCAAGGCATCGATGAGTTCAAGAATGAGGTGATGCTCATTGCCAAGCTTCAGCACCGGAACCTCGTTCAGCTTCTTGGTTGCTGCATCCAAGGAGAGGAAAGGATGTTAATCTATGAGTACATGCCTAATAAAAGCTTGGATGCCTTCCTATTTGGTTAGTAAATCTTTGTCCACTCTGACCCACCACTTAACATCTCATAGTAATGTCATGATTAAGTGTTATCATTCCTCTAATGTTCAAATCAGTACTAAGCCTTTCCTCTTTTTATGTAAAGAACTAAGCTTTTCCTTTAATCAACAAGCTCTGCCTGCTTAGCGGGATAAGTAATGTGGACACAAAAGTGACATGTTGTCTAATCAGCTTTCTCAAGTGAAATGCCATTTCAAAAAGATATAACACTCAAAACACCACTTTCTTAGCTCGAGTTAAAAGTTTTGGTGACACTTGTGAACCAGGTGGGTTGTTGGCTTGTCAAGCCCCATCAAGTTGAGCATAGGCATGTCACAATGATGCTTCTCAAGCTATTACAGTTTAATCAATATTTACTAACATGAGTCTCAGAATATCCAGCAATTCATTTGTTACGAATGTTGATGACTTTTGAACTGCATACTTTCTTTTACTAACTAAATTTTACTTCGAGTAATAGCATACAAAGGTTAACACCACTAATTTTTCATCAGACAAAGCTAAAGCTGCACTGCTGGATTGGCAAACCCGCTACAACATTATAGCAGGGATTGCCCGTGGACTTCTCTACCTCCACCAAGATTCTAGATTAAGAATCATCCACAGGGATCTCAAAGCTAGCAACATTCTACTTGACAAAGAGATGAACCCTAAAATTTCAGACTTCGGCATGGCAAGAATATTTGGGGGGGATGAGGCAGAAGTAAATACACACCGAGTGGTTGGAACctagtaagttttttttttttaagtatttaactGTACATCTGCTCAAAAAATGTATTTCATTGTATGTATAATATTCTATATTTAAAAACTAACAGTTCAATCATCTTAATGACAATGCAGTGGATACATGTCTCCTGAGTATGCCATGGATGGCATCTTCTCAGTGAAATCTGATGTATTTAGCTTTGGTGTTTTAGTACTTGAAATCACAAGTGGCAAGAAAAACAGAGGGGTTTATTACTCCAATCGCCATACAAATCTTCTAGGACATGTAAGTATGGAAAAATGTACTTATTTTCAATCAGATGCTCTATTCATCATTTTTAAAGAAGTAATGACCCTTGCTGCACATTTTTCAGGCATGGTATTTGTGGAAAGAAGGTAATGGCTTGGAATTAGTGGATGAATCAATAGGCTACTCATTTCCCATGGCTGAAGTGTTGAGGTGCATAAAGGTGGCTCTCTTGTGCGTTCAAGAACACCCAGAGGACAGGCCAACAATGTCCAGTGTAGTGTTAATGCTGGGCAGTGAGAGTGCTTGTCTCCCATACCCTAAACAACCTGGTTTTGTTGCGACGAAAGGCCCCTTTGAAATTGATTCATCGTCAAGCAAGCAAGATTCACTAACCGTAAATGACTTATCAGTTACAGTATTTGAAGCTCGATAAAAGATGTCAGGGTGAACACGACCATAAGAAATTGTATATATTCTAATTTGGAATGGGAGAGAGGATGCAAACCtacttattcttttaaaattttgccTTGCTTTGTTGGACCAACTTGATTGTTCTAAATCTGGCACTCCTTTATTCGCTGGGTGTGCACACAATCATTTGGCTTGAAAAGAGCTATATCATCTGATATGCGAAAAAGACCAAATCAACAGGTCAAGTTAGTTTTGATCTAACAgattaatgtttttttttttaaaaaaaagtcagATTTGAACAAGCATAGAGACAAGTTGCTGcaaattttcattttctttttgccCAAATATAAATTAGAATCTTTTGTAAAATGGGAAAAAACATACCCATCAAAACCTGCATAAGAAATCTGTtagcataaaaataatcaaaatgtcTTCAACAAAAGGCACCAGCATGCAAGGGCAAAAAAGAATCGAAGATCATTTACAACCAATGTGCTGAGCTGATGGCTTCTTGCTACATTTGATAGTCCGCATGCAAGAAGCTCTCAGATTCTGTTCCCTTCAGAGTATCATAGACAGCATCCCAGTTTTCAACCTAATCAGACAATGGTCTTGCGTGGATCTTTACATGATGGCTGGAAAGCTTCCTTTTTGCAATCTACGGAACTTTAGAACATCCTTAACATTCTGGAGGAAACAAAGAATATTCTTGTTAGGCTGGTATAGTTATATTGGTTTACTGTTCCCACTACCTCCCTCCCACCACTCGCCTTGTGGTTGTTCAAAAGACCTTCATAGTAGAGAAGAA
Protein-coding regions in this window:
- the LOC105049927 gene encoding receptor-like serine/threonine-protein kinase SD1-8, which codes for MRRPPVFQPLLLFLSSLFSLSVGGDLLTPTQPLRDGQTLISAGGNFELGFFSPVNSNNRYVGIWYHKVSVPTVVWVANRQHPISEPKGSLSITANGTLVITDQNSTAVWSSGSSGLTNPVAQLLDSGNFIVKEAKGASNGPGSFAWQSFDYPTDTLLPGMKLGWNLTSHLNRNLTAWTDASDPAPGYYSMALDVEGDPEIFLLGGAHRLWRTGPWVGQRFSGIPEMKTYSMFTFNFVMDQDEIYYTFNILDGSVISRLIVNQSGVTQRLVWLEQSQAWSIFWFAPKDQCDGVSPCGPFGICDTNNSPICDCLQGFEPRSPTNWALRDGSDGCKRKTALDCRNGTDGFVTVNEVKLPDTSNSTVDMSLSLDQCRAMCLRNCSCTAYASANTSGGGCIIWTAEITDLRVFTFGGQDLYVRLAAADLGSASKHSHLSRIAAIVVGSVLGTLLLGWIGCCIWNKKRRRRRTKQAMSMLGTISFANNYINEGTEGNELDLPSYDLGTIVAATDNFSIKNKLGEGGFGPVYKGKLGEEQEIAVKRLAKTSVQGIDEFKNEVMLIAKLQHRNLVQLLGCCIQGEERMLIYEYMPNKSLDAFLFDKAKAALLDWQTRYNIIAGIARGLLYLHQDSRLRIIHRDLKASNILLDKEMNPKISDFGMARIFGGDEAEVNTHRVVGTYGYMSPEYAMDGIFSVKSDVFSFGVLVLEITSGKKNRGVYYSNRHTNLLGHAWYLWKEGNGLELVDESIGYSFPMAEVLRCIKVALLCVQEHPEDRPTMSSVVLMLGSESACLPYPKQPGFVATKGPFEIDSSSSKQDSLTVNDLSVTVFEAR